Proteins encoded within one genomic window of Rhododendron vialii isolate Sample 1 chromosome 1a, ASM3025357v1:
- the LOC131336344 gene encoding uncharacterized protein LOC131336344: MAAIDILLQCYLEAWATLGHGWIKELCSEGLPTGKLWDIVIVIDYVGIDALSRFNDANSEVLALESQLVGSSGSKQVEAKQKGTELAQSKLGLALLQYELPSMILVH; encoded by the coding sequence ACATACTGCTGCAATGTTATTTGGAAGCATGGGCAACTTTGGGGCATGGATGGATAAAAGAATTGTGCAGTGAGGGTCTCCCAACGGGTAAGTTGTGGGACATAGTAATTGTCATAGATTATGTTGGTATTGATGCTCTATCTAGATTCAATGATGCTAATTCTGAAGTCCTTGCACTGGAATCTCAACTAGTGGGTTCATCCGGATCCAAGCAAGTTGAAGCCAAGCAAAAAGGAACTGAGCTTGCTCAGTCTAAACTTGGGTTGGCCCTGCTTCAATATGAACTTCCTTCAATGATCTTGGTGCATTGA